One Mercurialis annua linkage group LG3, ddMerAnnu1.2, whole genome shotgun sequence DNA window includes the following coding sequences:
- the LOC126671754 gene encoding cytochrome P450 CYP736A12-like, which translates to MAIAIITILLPILPSLLPFIFLLYCMTLFPPKPPKHHKNELKILPPGPRPLPLIGNLQLLGILPHQSLYHLAKQYGPIMFLKLGFVETVVVSSAESAELFLKTHDAAFANRPKVLISDFLSYGSRGMIFDDYGPYWRNVRKVCTLQLLSSSKIESFAPLRKQEVELMVAKIKKAAELKEVVDVSGRVGDFSLNLICRMIFGQPCNDDDSNLRHLIKESLELVGAINIADYVPYIGALDLQGLTRRTKAYRKGMDRVLENIIDSHEKDDRWKTKEQKDFIDVLLAIMNNSSPIINSNDDQSYVIDRTCIKAIIQDIIVGGFETSASSIEWTFSEILRHPRVMKRLQEELESAIGLDRMVEEEDLPKLTYLEMVIKESLRLYPTLPLIPRKCVEDITVNGYHIPSRSRVLVNAWAIGRDSNVWSDNALEFYPERFEDECVDLRGHHFKLIPFGSGRRSCPGINLGLKNIRLVIAQLAHCFNWKLPVGVLPSEVDMTEKYGLTLPRATHIFAMPTYRLNVK; encoded by the exons ATGGCTATTGCAATAATAACCATACTCTTGCCCATACTTCCTTCTCTTTTGCCATTTATTTTCCTTCTTTATTGCATGACTCTATTTCCCCCAAAGCCACctaaacaccataaaaatgaACTGAAAATATTACCTCCAGGTCCCCGACCATTACCGCTCATCGGAAACCTCCAGTTACTAGGCATACTCCCACATCAAAGTCTTTACCATCTAGCCAAACAATACGGTCCGATCATGTTCTTGAAATTAGGGTTCGTCGAAACTGTCGTGGTTTCATCAGCTGAATCCGCCGAGCTTTTCTTGAAAACACACGACGCTGCTTTCGCCAACCGCCCGAAAGTTTTAATCTCCGATTTCTTGTCGTATGGTTCTCGAGGCATGATTTTCGACGATTATGGTCCGTATTGGAGAAACGTTAGAAAAGTTTGTACATTACAGCTTCTAAGTTCATCAAAAATTGAGTCATTCGCACCTTTGAGAAAACAAGAAGTTGAATTAATGGTGGCGAAAATAAAGAAGGCGGCGGAGTTGAAGGAGGTGGTGGATGTTAGTGGCAGAGTTGGTGATTTTAGTTTGAACTTGATTTGCAGGATGATATTCGGACAACCTTGTAATGATGATGACTCTAATTTAAGGCATCTCATTAAAGAGTCTTTGGAATTGGTCGGAGCTATTAATATTGCAGATTATGTTCCTTATATTGGTGCACTTGATCTTCAG GGATTAACACGAAGAACAAAGGCATACAGGAAAGGCATGGACCGAGTTCTAGAAAACATTATTGATAGCCATGAAAAAGATGATCGATGGAAGACAAAAGAGCAAAAAGATTTTATTGATGTCTTACTTGCAATAATGAATAATTCATCGCCAATAATTAATTCCAACGACGACCAATCCTACGTTATTGATCGAACATGCATTAAGGCTATAATACAAGACATAATCGTAGGTGGCTTCGAAACATCAGCTTCTTCAATCGAATGGACATTTTCGGAAATCTTAAGGCATCCGAGAGTAATGAAACGCCTTCAAGAAGAGTTGGAATCTGCAATCGGGTTAGATCGAATGGTTGAAGAAGAAGATTTGCCTAAGCTAACTTACTTAGAAATGGTGATTAAAGAAAGCCTACGGCTTTATCCGACATTGCCTTTGATTCCGAGAAAATGCGTAGAGGATATTACGGTTAATGGGTATCATATACCGAGTCGTTCAAGAGTTCTTGTAAATGCTTGGGCGATAGGACGAGATAGTAATGTATGGTCCGATAATGCGTTAGAATTTTATCCGGAAAGATTCGAGGACGAATGTGTAGATCTTCGCGGtcatcattttaagttaataccGTTTGGTTCTGGCCGGAGAAGCTGCCCGGGGATTAATTTAGGGTTAAAGAATATACGGCTTGTCATTGCGCAACTAGCTCATTGCTTTAACTGGAAGCTTCCAGTTGGTGTGTTGCCGAGTGAAGTAGATATGACTGAGAAATATGGACTCACGTTGCCCAGAGCTACTCATATATTTGCAATGCCAACTTATAGATTAAATGTTAAATGA
- the LOC126670971 gene encoding uncharacterized protein LOC126670971: MSTLGVSVSSPSSSSSSESSASDPTYPVPLATLVELSSDEEGLSQKVIPDSEEGVDDREPEGEAPLEDAGEDEVGDGGLGDDEGDEEDFVFKRRKGTSGTSSSNKKPLSEWTISLGQEALVWIRARYEIPPFISLRIPSEGSAVSQVLKDDEQLLFVEDFEAGLRLPLDLFTQEVFDNFKIPLGQLHPNAHRHLTGVFIRGLQLKRQVGYEIVRAIYSLGRKKSDEFFYLQPGRSPFTGLPNSLKRWKGNFVIAKKEGGWGSIPNVFVEGPLKLEKANLSEVDKETLRLLRGGAKVHVVNLIDSYFGWDQSVASKRNKRAQGEKRGKRKKSEDKRETSPDNGDEFPDMGEPLLSSPLNISSMPLSPSGILFVP; the protein is encoded by the coding sequence atgtctactttaggGGTTTCGGTGTCTtccccttcttcttcctcttcctctgAGAGTTCTGCCAGTGACCCAACCTACCCTGTTCCTCTTGCTACCCTCGTTGAGTTGTCATCTGACGAGGAAGGGTTGTCTCAGAAGGTGATCCCTGACAGTGAAGAGGGTGTTGATGACAGGGAGCCAGAGGGCGAGGCTCCCCTTGAGGATGCTGGTGAAGATGAGGTCGGAGATGGTGGACTGGGTGATGATGAAGGAGATGAGgaggattttgtttttaagagaCGTAAAGGGACTTCTGGGACATCTTCTAGTAATAAAAAACCCTTGTCTGAGTGGACCATCAGTCTGGGTCAAGAAGCCCTTGTTTGGATTAGGGCGAGGTACGAAATTCCCCCCTTCATTAGCCTTCGGATTCCATCTGAGGGCTCGGCTGTTAGCCAGGTCTTAAAGGATGATGAACAGTTGCTATTCGTTGAAGATTTTGAGGCGGGTTTGAGGCTACCACTCGATCTCTTCACCCAAGAAGTGTTCGATAATTTTAAGATCCCCTTGGGTCAACTCCATCCTAATGCCCACCGTCACTTGACCGGAGTTTTTATTCGTGGTCTCCAACTGAAGAGACAGGTGGGCTATGAGATTGTTAGGGCGATCTATTCTCTGGGAAGGAAGAAAAGCGATGAGTTCTTCTACTTGCAACCTGGAAGATCTCCCTTCACTGGCCTTCCCAATTCTTTGAAGCGGTGGAAAGGTAACTTCGTCATCGCCAAAAAGGAAGGTGGTTGGGGCTCCATTCCGAATGTATTTGTGGAAGGGCCCCTTAAGCTGGAAAAGGCGAACCTGAGCGAGGTTGATAAAGAGACGTTGCGTCTGCTTCGAGGTGGCGCTAAGGTGCATGTAGTGAATCTGATAGATTCCTACTTCGGGTGGGACCAAAGTGTTGCCTCcaagagaaataagagagcgCAGGGTGAAAAAAgggggaagaggaagaagagtgaGGACAAGAGGGAGACATCGCCTGATAATGGAGATGAGTTCCCTGATATGGGCGAACCACTGCTTTCTTCCCCTCTTAATATTTCTTCTATGCCTCTTAGTCCTTCTGGTATCTTGTTTGTACCATGA